tgacaggactgGACGAGGATTCATATACGGCCTCCATAACCGTAATAGGACAGGACAAGGATTCATTGACCacctccatagccatgacaggacaggacaaggATTCATAGATGGTTACCAATGAGATCTGCAGCAgatgccgccacctctggaggttctacagtggtaacATCAAGGAACAGGTAGAGTTCATTAACAGGACAGGTACAGTGCTCAACTACGGTTCCTTTGACCGCGTGATATGACGGGCTGGACATGAattgctgggcgccaccaccatgcAAGGAGCTAAAGCGAGCACCGCCGCttcaggaggttctgcagcatgcgCCGCCACCTCGAGCAGTTCTgttggtgtacgcagcccaaacgcaacataaAGCGATCCCATCATGGGAAGtgcttcagacaggggaattaGTTCAGAAACAGAAGGTTTGGAGTGAGTGgatttggggataccagctgtgcgtgcagacaccagcagtgcatccctcacactggataccaGACTGAGAAATCGAAGAACTGACCTTGAATATCTGGGTTCAACAGACAGGaggtgacgtgactctggatgaacagctgtgacgtgacgagGCTCTGGatgaacagctgtgacgtgacatgactctggacgatcagctgtgacgtgacatgacgtgactctggacgatcagctgtgacgtgactggACTCTGGAACAGTAGCCATGACGGGACGAAATCCTGATAGGCCGGCCTTGGCATGGCGAGGCTCAAGCGTGGCGGCCATCTTGAGATGAGGCTCAGGCGTGGAAGGCTTGTCGTGAGCAGATTCGGGAATGGCAGCCATGTCGTGAGGAGGCTCTGGAAAATCAACTGAGATGTGGTGAGACTCTAGAATGGCGGCCATTTTATGAAGAGACTCTTGAGTAGTAGCCATCTTGCACTGAAGCTCTTGAATAGCTGCCATGTTGTGAAGGAGCTCTTGAATGACTGGCATGACGTGAGCAGGCTCTGAGGCAGCAGGCGTGGCAtgacttgactcatgaagatcaactgggACTTGGCCTGATTCATGAAtgcagcaatgacatgacggggtgttgttgttGTCGCCATTTTGTGAGTGCGCTCTGGTGCAGCCACAATTTCAGTCACAGATGCGGGGCATTGCGTTCTTCCTCcacgacacccacagtgaatgGAGAGCCAACACACAACAAAGCATAGTCCATAAACTGTGCGAGTGAAGAGCACGGACCCTCGCGTCAAAGTTCAGACTGTAAAGGCTTATttaaaccatcacagaaaatcTCAATCAAGATAATGTTCGGTAAATCAGAATAATGAGCGATGGCTAAAAACTCTCTAATATGGTTCTCCAGTGATCGTGGGCCTTGTTTAAGGGCAAACAATAGTCTTGTTGTGTCCACACCTGACAAATGTTCGTctgaaaagctgctggatccttgtgaGGCCGAGTATTAGTATTATACAATACTCAGCGATCTGActaaggaagtccatggcttaagtaagctgtgtgatcagtgcaatcagctgtgtgtgtgtcgtcagtgcaatggatgatgggtatTGTAGTCCGtgggtgaagtgcaacagtagtgtagtgcaagagtcaatttgaaggaagggcgacctctggtggctaTTGGGCGGAAGGCCACAGACCGGATTCGAAACaattcattacaaataaattgattgttaaaactacaaaagcagTTCAATCAAGAGCAGCAAATGATTCCctcttttcttttcagattaacattaatgagacAGACGGCCTATATGTATTAAGACCTACTGTAAagcacagatctaatataatgttacacatcagatGTTTTTCCCCAACAGTTCCCCAAATGTTCACTTAAAACATAACAGATTATGTTTGCATGAatacttaaatactgtaattctgtgtatatttatcagGATCGCATGCTGCTGGAAGTGCCTTTATGTGCGCGCTTCAAATGAGAGTCAGAATGTACTCCTCTCAGAAAATGTACAATTATAGataattttagatgtttaattactgtTTGGAGTGTTGGGATCACTAGACGAGGGCTTAATGAACTAATTTTTGAGAAaaccccaaatttgacattgacatttttcacttttttttgcCTGTAGCTCAAAATTACACGGTGCGCATTCctactcattttgccagcacgggtcacaaataataaaataacactgattcactgatttaACTTCACATTCACTGTAACTACAGTATTTTCTGTCAAACTTTGTGTGCATGTGATAAATATGTGATGAGCAAACATACCATCATGGTATGACTCAAATGATGAATTCTCACGCTGAGTGTCAAAACTGGCCTCTTGCTCCTTGATTTCATATGTACTCTGAGTGTAACACTGACCTCCCTCAAACCTTAAGAATAAATGTCAATATCATGAATGTCATCATAATACAATGTCAGcttcattaacattaataagTTAACTTCTGTTGCCAGCAGAAAACCCATATACTTCTTGGCAGCAGGAAGTGTGTCTTTGGGTTTGTATGAGAACTGCTGCATGCTTACAGCTGCTGTCCCATTATTCATCCTCATCTACAGGGAAAGTCAAGAAAACAGGACTTAGACTACGACACATACACAGTACAGCATAtcttgcaaaaaataaattctagCCATTCAAATGGACTATTCCTTGACTATAATGGATCATATGTTTTGACGGTTATGTACATATATCCCTTGACAGTCAGAATTCTGACCTTTAAACGTTTCACAGGAGTCTCACAGAGTCTCTCATTCCTCATTTTTAGATTGTCGAGGTACGAGGTGAAATTTGACTGACTTACAAACCTTTTCATCACTCCAATTTTGCCTATAAGAGAAACTAGATGACTCAAGCAGCACAGATAATGACAGCACGGTATATGACAGGGTTCCTCAATTAGTTTTCACCGAGTGCCAAAAATTCTGCCAACAATACCAAGCCAAGGGCCACCAACCATGTTAGGACTAAAACGttccctattattattattattattattgttgttgttgttgttgttgctgctgtttttgtttttattgttgttaaaagagtcacaagataaatattcagattattcagattttttcccccagaagTCAAACAATTCCCCAATTATTCAAACAATTATGAACATTAAATACAGGATACAGAAAACTAAAGAACTTTGCCTGttgtatattaaaaacaagtgaacaaacaaaaaatctggaAGTCTATGTCTGCCATATAAGTCAACTGTTCCTGCTCATCTGGATCTCTTACTTTCCCTATTAGATCTGTCAGCATTAATCTTTTTATACTTAAATTTTTGGGGGAGGATCAAACTGTAACACCATGTCCCAACCAGACGTGACGCGATAAAGAGGTGGCTACTTTTCCATTtagtttttgtcctaaccacCCGCAACAGTGACACGCGATAAGTGACAGGGAATTTCGAAACAGTTTCTATTTTCTGCGATGTCACAGCtaaaacaacatacaaactatGGCAGTGATAATCACAGGTAATGATTCTGTGCTTTATTCAGTGTTACAAGTGTCTAATGTTGAATTGAATATGATCAATTATTAATATCATTGAATATTATTTTGCGTGACCTTTATAGCCATATTGAAAGCAACAATAgatacctcagatcttgaaaatagaTTAAAGAAACTTGTGGTACATTAAAATTGTTAACTCAATGTGAACCAACAAGTGTATTCCATAACAATGATGGtatcattcactcactcactcactcactcaaaatTGTTCAGTCCATTCACATATGAATTGTCTGTTTTCTGTGTCCACTTTCCTTTTCTTCACACTCGCCACGTTTTCGCTGTCTCGTGTCTACAAGGATGCGATGTCATGTCGCACCACATTCAGTATTGACAgtatcactgattataatgggttccaTTGTATTTTGTCGTGCACGCTGCACCGCTCGTGTCCTGTGTAGACACGATGTTAGTCTAATGTCGCTGTCTGATGCTGCATTAGAATTTTCATGccacattatttgaaattagtGCGGGCCAAACATTTTTCTCTCATGGGCTGGATGTGGCCCCTGGGCCGTCTATTGAGGAACCCTGATGTATGATCATGTAGAGTCTCTCATACTCACAGCAGTCATGTCCACAGAGCTCCTTGTTTTTGCAAACATGATGGCACTGTCTCTTAACTATATTCAGAGCCACTGGATCTATAAAGAAAATGACTATATTAAGTTAAATATAATCTTTGAAAGTATCCAAAAAATTAAGCTGCTCATGTTGTCAAGGAGTCTGACCTCTGTTTGAAGGAGCTGGAGTTGTCAGTGTAGTGCCTTGTGGCTTCTCCGTGTTGTGAATCCTCTGCACTCTCCATGTAGGGTTCTCTCTAATGCAGGACTCAGCTCAAACCTCTTCACTCCTGAGTAGCAGACTCTGTACTTCTGCTGAACGTCCAGTCCCACTACACAAtcaatgatctttatttaatctaaaatattaCTAGATATTACCAGAGCACTTTAAATGAAGGTGCTTATGCCAGacaattatttaacattttactgAATGACACTATCTGAACATCCAAAAAGCCATTATGGCTAGTTTAATTATTGCCAGACATGGGCTATGTGACCACTGACCGTATTCAGAGCTGATCAAATGAATGCTTAGCTCCTCTCCCTTAGGTGCTCTTGTCACCTCGATTCTCTTCGAAAAGCTCCCAGATTTCGAGAGCAACATGTTCCTTGAGAAAGAAATGATGCATCtctttcatttattcatattttaaggAAAATGAACTTGCCTTTGATTATTCAATCATATAGATCTTACAGGATTTTCTGCTGGAAAACTACATTATTGTCACAGTCTCCAATAATGAGAGTAACATAATGGTGGTCTGGTGCTGTCTGTTTCGATGCCAACTCCTTGAAATTCATCAAGTTCACTGTGACAGAAATCTCAGCTGTGGAGAGACTGTATCGTGGAATCTAGGAAAATATGtgattaaatacaattatataagaAATACAATTATGTGTACAATTATGATGGctcaaaatgcagtttttcttattatcatctttaatatttttgagattAAGATGTTTATGTGATGTATATGCGAAAATATGTATTCTAGGTCCTGTAATAGGTTGCAATTTTCAACAAGTTTTATCTTTTTGCCTTCACTAGTTAACTGTAGATATTACTGCAGGaaattttaaaagtacaaatcaAATTTCTCATGTAGTCTATCATAAAAAGCTGCattcataataattataaaagaatTAGCAATAGgcagtttaaaataatttttgtatgGAGAATAGCAGGTTGtccaacataaaaaataaaaataaaaatatacacatatataaaatgttaccTGTTCCAAAGTAACTTCATATTTTGGAAGTTTGCTGACAGCTTCCTTAATCTGGTTCCCAAATGGTGGGTGTCGGTTCACAATCtggcaacaacaaaaaaaagagagtaTGTAATAATACTGTAACAACAGAAAGACTTAatcatgaataaatgtttttctaaacatctaaaaaaatttTGCAAGATATTTTGACTTACTAGCTCTAGTTCTCTAGGACTGGTCTGCTCAATTTTGCTGAATGTTGTAAGCCCTGCATTCACCATAGCAGTGGCAAGTGTTAATCCTAAAAAATAAGACAAAcaaaccccccccaaaaaacacacatttaacatAACAAATACACTAAATTTTTAAAGGAggcctttttaaaattttagagATGCTGCCTGACCTATCCTCTCAACCTGTCTGGAGATGTAAGGCGAGTTCTCCCACAGTTTAGCTCGAAAACATTTGGCCAGAATTAAAGAGTTGAGTCGAGCTGAGAAATTCGATTTGGAGTGATGACTGAGAAACTCTGTCAGATCTGGCAGAGATCAAAAGCAGCATTTTGTTAAATCTATGCTAAGTAAAAAATAGCACAAGAAAGAATTGCACATTTGCAATTTCATGGTCATGTcatcagacagagagagaaaaagcttAAAGAGAGACATGTAAGTAACCTACATCTGCTGACTCTATTTCCATTCCTGAATATTTTTCCAGTGTCCTGTATGAGTCCAAACTCCTGAATGGGGATGCAGCCGAGCTGAGCTTGAATCAGACTAGGATGAGAAGATAACTAcatgcataaattaaaaaaaactaatacgCAAGCCATGCAATCAAGAGGCAAAATTGTACATCCAAAAGGTAATAGCAAAACCTTACCAATTTACTTTCATGTCATTACTTTTGATCTTTCCTTCCATAGGAAACctaaatagaaaatattacaaCTCACATGATTTAGTCTACCTATTCAATATGTTAGCTACATcgagaaaaataaaattgtttagaaacaattttcactcagaaattgtaaatttttttacaaaaaaaaaattattgtaaaacatactctagaaatctttttattttaacaacttacaaaaaatgtaaaaaatataattttacagtatatgggTATTAGGTAACTGAAGACAACTTTGACCTGATGGTGGTTCTGTTCTTATCCTTGTTCAACATGTTCAaggttttcttttcatttactCTCAACTGCACGTCACTGAATTCTTTCCCCTTCGATATCATTTCAATCTAGAAAGTGAGAAAAAGTGTTTATCGTTATATAATGTTCTGACGCAGTTAATATCAATGGATCAGAAAATGCTGCAAGAACAACAACACTTTCTTACCAGCTCAGGTAACATCTCTGTTCCGGTCACCATACTGAACTGCTTCACAGTGTCAAAAGCAACACAGTACCTGGCCATGAGTTTTCCAGTCTCTGTGTATGACCATTTCATTTACATGGACATTACAACCAAAGATAAATttgataaaaagagaaaaggagAGCTAAATTAAACTTCATGTATTTCAATTGAAAAAAAGAGCATCATCAGTAACCTGTGGGCTTGATGTTAATGTCTTCATCCATGGTAATCAGGTTGAAAGAGGCCAAAGAGTTGAGGTTCTTCAAGCACAGCTCTAAAACACAGCGTAAatcatatttacaaaacaaGCTGCACAGTCTAGTCAATTTTTCAAATGACTGACTCACTTTTTCATACCTTGTAATTTAGTCTCAATTCCACATTTGTCAAGCTCAGGAGAAAAACCTGTGACAAAATATGAGAGACTAATATAGAACAGCTAGCAGCATGTTTGATGTTTGGGATTTAAGGTTTAGGATTTACCATAGTGTTTGGGGTTTTTCAAAGCACGGATGTACAGGAAGGTGGAGCGGATCCAGTCTAGAGCCATGTTCACGTCAGATATGGTATGGAGAACTATCTCTGCATTCAAGTGCTCCACCAAGTTTGTATGCAAGCTGAAAATAATCGTTTTATTGTATTCATCACATAAACATAAATAGACTAGCCTAcatcatatgttttgggaaaatAAAAATCCTTCTGAGACTGAACAAAATGTGTTATACCTGCTCTCTATGCTGTCTATGCCACTCAAgaaatgtgtgtatttgtccTTTGTCTGAGATCGGGTCATGATCACTGCCGTTGCTGTTGTATCAAACTAAACAACAACCAAATCCAGTGTGTGCTGAGGTCTCAATCTTAATACTGTAACAGCTGTATGTTTGTATTTCCAGTTCAGATTTAACCTGAGTGCTTGAAATCTAACCATgtttttatacataataaatgcatGTCTTGTAGGT
This portion of the Onychostoma macrolepis isolate SWU-2019 chromosome 02, ASM1243209v1, whole genome shotgun sequence genome encodes:
- the LOC131529032 gene encoding BCL-6 corepressor-like protein 1 encodes the protein MPVIQELLHNMAAIQELQCKMATTQESLHKMAAILESHHISVDFPEPPHDMAAIPESAHDKPSTPEPHLKMAATLEPRHAKAGLSGFRPVMATVPESSHVTADRPESRHVTSQLIVQSHVTSQLFIQSLVTSQLFIQSHVTSCLLNPDIQVLPRSHFLPWSPVPPALYWRAPALSAPPWWAPAPPWRSSAPSWWSAVWLWWSSAPPWWAPAPSAPPWWAPVPSTSLWWAPAPSALPWWAPVLSWSLVPPWFPAPSAPLWFPAPP